The Tautonia rosea genome includes a region encoding these proteins:
- a CDS encoding peptidylprolyl isomerase, translated as MCVIDRRILSPAALALLLFMAGAAIAQAPPSVRPSGSAPAQAPATSSANDPVVATFDGGTITRSQVLDFLGQFAIPADAREEVYTTAINALVNQELFARFLQEQKVAITAAELDAEVAKLGQQLQQSGQGSLNSLMAEMGLTETELRERLAMNLQWSKYLRSRADEATMRGYFEKNKDLFTGTTVQASHILARVEPEATDAEKAAARQKLVELKQQIDTDALDFAVAADKFSEDPSNQEAPDGGNIGYFSRRGQVVEPFAEAAFALEVGAVSDPVETEYGFHLIKVTDRRSGQDVTFEQIRDAIEGVYGEELQQTIIEEARESAKIDIKPMPENFFPAPTPSVGVPGAPTPGTVPGRSPR; from the coding sequence ATGTGCGTGATCGACCGACGCATTCTGTCGCCGGCGGCACTTGCCCTTCTGTTGTTCATGGCCGGTGCCGCGATCGCGCAGGCTCCGCCCTCCGTCAGGCCGTCTGGTTCGGCTCCGGCCCAGGCCCCTGCAACCTCCTCGGCCAATGATCCGGTGGTGGCAACCTTCGACGGGGGAACGATCACCCGGTCGCAGGTGCTTGATTTCCTCGGGCAGTTCGCGATCCCTGCCGATGCGAGAGAGGAAGTCTACACCACAGCCATCAATGCGCTGGTCAATCAGGAACTTTTCGCTCGATTTCTTCAGGAACAGAAGGTCGCCATCACGGCCGCGGAACTGGATGCCGAGGTCGCGAAGCTCGGCCAGCAACTTCAGCAGAGCGGACAGGGAAGCCTCAACAGCCTGATGGCCGAGATGGGACTGACCGAGACCGAGCTTCGTGAACGCCTGGCGATGAACCTCCAGTGGTCCAAGTACCTGCGATCACGGGCCGACGAAGCAACCATGCGGGGATATTTTGAGAAAAATAAGGATTTGTTCACAGGAACAACGGTTCAGGCGAGCCACATCCTTGCCCGGGTCGAGCCTGAAGCGACCGATGCCGAGAAAGCGGCAGCCAGGCAAAAACTGGTCGAATTGAAGCAGCAGATCGATACGGATGCGCTCGACTTCGCCGTCGCGGCCGACAAGTTCTCTGAAGACCCAAGCAACCAGGAAGCTCCCGACGGTGGCAACATCGGCTACTTTTCCCGACGAGGTCAGGTGGTCGAGCCGTTTGCCGAGGCGGCTTTCGCGCTGGAAGTCGGTGCGGTGTCCGATCCGGTGGAGACCGAGTATGGGTTCCATCTGATCAAGGTGACCGATCGCCGTTCCGGCCAGGATGTTACCTTCGAGCAGATTCGAGACGCAATCGAAGGAGTCTACGGGGAAGAACTTCAACAAACCATCATCGAAGAGGCGAGGGAATCAGCGAAGATTGACATCAAGCCGATGCCCGAGAACTTCTTTCCCGCGCCGACTCCCTCGGTGGGTGTTCCGGGAGCCCCGACCCCAGGAACCGTCCCCGGACGATCGCCCAGGTGA
- a CDS encoding c-type cytochrome translates to MQTRIVLVALCLTVVMVIGATDRIAMGLAPTQVAPRHDDAGDDDRAFSRELGRRTLEGNCLMCHSVEMIETQRLTPEQWAAEVEKMVGWGAPVPPEETALLVAYLAESYATESDAPVFDRQTLDEARSSTRPEPDPNALPEGQTERGAAVFTEHCATCHGSDGFGGDLGVSLIARPVLLRPVDYAEILRNGRHRMPGFQIVLSDQQVADTLAWLQDQSR, encoded by the coding sequence ATGCAGACACGAATCGTTCTTGTCGCCCTCTGCCTGACGGTCGTGATGGTCATCGGCGCTACCGATCGAATCGCGATGGGATTGGCTCCCACCCAGGTGGCCCCTCGTCACGATGATGCTGGGGATGACGACCGGGCCTTCTCGCGTGAGTTGGGACGCCGAACCCTTGAAGGCAACTGCCTGATGTGCCACTCGGTCGAGATGATCGAGACTCAGCGTCTTACTCCCGAACAGTGGGCCGCCGAGGTCGAGAAGATGGTCGGCTGGGGTGCCCCCGTTCCTCCCGAGGAAACAGCGCTGCTGGTTGCCTACCTGGCCGAATCGTATGCGACTGAATCCGACGCTCCCGTATTCGATCGGCAAACGCTCGACGAGGCCCGATCCTCGACTCGCCCCGAGCCCGATCCGAACGCGCTTCCCGAAGGCCAGACCGAGCGAGGTGCGGCCGTTTTCACTGAGCACTGCGCGACCTGCCACGGCTCCGACGGTTTTGGCGGCGACCTCGGGGTGAGTCTCATCGCCCGCCCGGTCCTGCTCCGGCCGGTTGATTACGCCGAGATTCTCCGCAATGGCCGCCACCGAATGCCCGGCTTCCAGATCGTTCTGAGCGATCAGCAGGTCGCCGACACCCTCGCCTGGCTCCAGGATCAGTCCCGATAA
- a CDS encoding sulfite oxidase, whose protein sequence is MSQDDTNAIPKSNRRSLLRRALGGTAAGIGIWSWRGSEALGWFTGADETDRELIIRNLVPLDAETPVTSLGRWITPNDLFFKRSHFIEPAIVPEPWRVEIKGLVDRPISLSLDDLAEMEQVTRPVVLQCAGNGRGLFRPNVPGIPWARGAVGNAEWSGVRLVDLLDRAGVRDGAKHVHLLGADTPPHPKTPAFFRSIPLVKAVDPMTMVATHMNGEPLPDLHGGPLRLIVPCWTANHSLKWLREITLADEEAPGFYQRTGYRIPRELAPPGSWIEDSEGELAPVTAMNVKSLITAPGEGQTLSSGPIEVSGVAWTGPGRITEVQISIDGEPWQSATLTGPDLEGSWRTWNFSWNAMRGSHTLRARAIDSHGERQPEQSPWNRSGYLWNAIESITVEVA, encoded by the coding sequence ATGAGCCAGGATGACACGAATGCGATTCCGAAGTCGAACCGCCGATCGCTCCTCCGTCGAGCTTTGGGCGGCACCGCGGCGGGAATCGGCATCTGGTCCTGGCGAGGGTCTGAGGCGCTCGGTTGGTTCACCGGAGCCGACGAGACTGACCGTGAGCTGATCATCCGAAACCTGGTCCCCCTCGATGCCGAAACACCGGTGACGAGCCTGGGACGCTGGATCACCCCGAACGATCTGTTCTTCAAGCGCAGTCACTTCATCGAGCCGGCCATCGTGCCCGAGCCGTGGCGGGTGGAGATCAAGGGGCTCGTCGATCGGCCAATCTCGCTGTCTCTGGACGACCTGGCAGAGATGGAGCAGGTCACCAGACCGGTCGTGCTCCAGTGTGCCGGAAACGGCCGAGGGTTGTTCCGCCCGAATGTTCCGGGCATTCCCTGGGCAAGGGGAGCGGTCGGCAACGCGGAATGGTCCGGAGTACGCTTGGTTGATCTGCTCGATCGGGCAGGTGTGCGAGACGGGGCGAAGCACGTCCATCTGCTCGGGGCCGATACCCCCCCACACCCGAAAACACCCGCGTTTTTCCGGAGTATTCCGCTGGTCAAGGCGGTCGATCCGATGACGATGGTCGCCACCCACATGAACGGCGAGCCCCTGCCCGATCTGCACGGTGGGCCGCTTCGACTGATCGTTCCGTGCTGGACGGCGAATCATTCGCTCAAATGGCTGCGCGAGATCACCCTGGCCGACGAGGAAGCTCCCGGATTCTACCAGCGAACCGGCTACCGCATTCCCCGAGAACTCGCCCCGCCAGGCTCCTGGATCGAGGATTCGGAGGGGGAACTCGCACCCGTCACCGCGATGAACGTCAAGTCGCTGATCACCGCTCCTGGCGAGGGACAGACGCTCTCTTCAGGGCCGATTGAGGTGAGCGGCGTCGCCTGGACCGGCCCCGGTCGCATCACCGAGGTCCAGATTTCGATCGACGGCGAGCCCTGGCAATCAGCAACCCTGACCGGGCCAGACCTGGAAGGCTCCTGGAGGACCTGGAACTTCTCCTGGAACGCGATGCGCGGATCGCACACCCTTCGCGCCCGAGCCATCGATTCCCACGGCGAACGCCAGCCGGAACAATCCCCCTGGAACCGGAGCGGTTACCTCTGGAATGCGATCGAATCGATCACGGTCGAGGTGGCCTGA
- a CDS encoding NAD-dependent epimerase/dehydratase family protein, with protein MRVLMTGGYGCIGSWVTMQLIEGGHEVAILDLRRDTHRLELLLDSEQLERVRFIPGDVTDPSLVREAAEQFGATQLLHLAALQVPLCRADPIKGALVNVVGTLAVFETARALKDQISRVVYASSAAVHGPGVPDGAPLADEVRLTPMTHYGAYKVCNELNARVYWLDHGISSIALRPWTVYGVGRDFGMTSEPTKAIKAVAAGRNYAISYGGLQDLQYVGDVAAAFVRALDAPFEGADAFNVRGDVVSIETFVSTFESVVPDAKGRVTHGSNQLPIAPSLDESRLQAQLGPLPRTSLDQGIAETYQRFSSLREQGRLDLSDL; from the coding sequence GTGCGCGTCTTGATGACTGGCGGTTACGGATGCATCGGTTCCTGGGTCACGATGCAACTGATCGAAGGGGGACATGAGGTCGCGATCCTCGACTTGAGACGCGACACGCATCGCCTCGAATTGCTCCTCGACTCCGAGCAACTGGAGCGAGTGCGCTTCATTCCCGGCGATGTGACCGACCCAAGCCTCGTTCGAGAGGCGGCCGAGCAGTTCGGAGCCACCCAGTTACTGCACCTGGCCGCCTTGCAGGTTCCTCTCTGCCGGGCCGATCCGATCAAGGGGGCGCTGGTCAACGTGGTCGGCACGCTGGCGGTTTTCGAAACAGCCCGAGCCTTGAAAGATCAGATCTCCCGCGTCGTTTACGCCAGCTCGGCCGCGGTGCATGGCCCAGGAGTGCCGGACGGGGCCCCATTGGCCGACGAGGTCCGCCTCACCCCGATGACCCATTACGGCGCCTACAAGGTCTGCAACGAGCTGAATGCGCGGGTTTACTGGCTCGACCACGGTATTTCGAGCATCGCGCTCCGTCCCTGGACCGTCTACGGTGTCGGTCGAGACTTCGGCATGACCAGCGAGCCGACGAAAGCCATCAAGGCTGTCGCCGCTGGCCGCAACTACGCCATCAGCTACGGTGGCCTCCAGGACCTTCAGTATGTCGGAGACGTGGCCGCCGCCTTCGTCCGGGCCCTTGATGCCCCGTTTGAGGGGGCCGACGCCTTCAACGTTCGGGGGGACGTCGTGTCGATCGAAACCTTTGTTTCCACCTTCGAATCGGTCGTGCCCGACGCGAAAGGGCGCGTCACACACGGATCAAATCAGTTGCCAATCGCCCCGAGTCTTGATGAAAGCCGACTGCAGGCGCAGCTCGGCCCCTTGCCTCGGACAAGCCTCGACCAGGGGATCGCGGAAACGTATCAACGCTTTTCAAGCCTTCGAGAACAGGGACGGCTCGACCTCTCGGATCTTTGA
- the cls gene encoding cardiolipin synthase, translating to MLLVAGSIHWEHVLITGLGILVSLVSTMHVLLHKKETRAAIGWIGLIWLSPILGSVVYVLLGINRIERKARALRRDRPSVHKLDPEGYTDSLLLERLGPERDHLVTLARLGFAATGRQLLGGNHVKLLDGGDETYPAMVRQIDRAKWSITLLTYIFRNDEAGVLVADALSKARDRGVEIRILIDGLGSVHEGAPIVEHLRRLGLTVALFIPTLRPDWMRYANLRNHRKVMIIDGHVGFTGGMNILDDFLSKPGAIHGVHARDTHFEISGPVVTTLQQSFADDWAFSTEEVLDGELWFPQHHPSEGQTIARIVVDGPDMEDDPLAAVLFGALAVARSSVSIVTPYFIPDPPLSAALISAVQRGVKVEIFLPQKNNHPIVQWAGIPLLEPLLEAGCRVLLLPPPFDHSKLMVVDDAWSFLGSANWDPRSLVLNFELNVECYDPDLADEINRSLEDRRRRARELSLESLRSRSLLLQLRDNLARLFSPYL from the coding sequence ATGCTGCTGGTCGCCGGGTCGATTCACTGGGAACACGTTCTGATCACGGGATTGGGCATCTTGGTGAGCCTTGTCAGCACAATGCACGTCTTGCTCCACAAGAAGGAAACACGAGCGGCCATCGGTTGGATCGGTCTGATCTGGCTCTCGCCGATTCTGGGCTCGGTCGTTTACGTCTTGCTGGGAATCAATCGGATCGAGCGTAAGGCCAGGGCATTGCGCCGGGATCGGCCTTCGGTTCACAAGCTCGACCCGGAAGGATATACGGATTCCCTCTTGCTTGAACGGCTCGGCCCGGAACGTGACCATCTGGTCACGCTCGCCCGGCTTGGCTTCGCGGCGACGGGACGCCAGCTCTTGGGGGGGAACCATGTCAAACTGCTCGACGGAGGTGATGAAACCTATCCGGCGATGGTCCGGCAGATTGATCGGGCCAAGTGGTCGATCACCCTCTTGACCTATATCTTTCGTAACGACGAGGCCGGGGTTCTGGTAGCCGATGCGCTCTCAAAAGCCCGCGACCGGGGGGTCGAGATTCGCATCCTGATCGACGGCCTTGGTTCGGTCCATGAGGGAGCACCGATCGTCGAGCACCTGCGGCGACTCGGCCTGACCGTCGCGCTGTTCATTCCCACCTTGCGTCCGGACTGGATGCGATATGCCAACCTCCGAAATCACCGCAAGGTTATGATCATCGATGGCCATGTCGGATTTACCGGCGGCATGAACATTCTTGATGACTTTCTGAGCAAGCCAGGCGCGATACACGGTGTCCATGCCCGAGATACGCACTTCGAGATTAGCGGCCCCGTCGTCACAACGCTTCAGCAATCCTTCGCGGATGATTGGGCGTTTAGTACCGAGGAAGTTCTCGATGGCGAGCTTTGGTTCCCCCAGCATCATCCGAGCGAGGGGCAAACCATTGCCCGGATCGTGGTCGATGGGCCGGACATGGAAGACGATCCGCTGGCAGCGGTCCTCTTCGGAGCACTCGCGGTCGCTCGGTCTTCCGTGTCGATCGTCACCCCATACTTTATTCCCGATCCTCCTCTTTCGGCGGCCTTGATTTCGGCGGTGCAGCGAGGCGTGAAGGTCGAGATTTTCTTGCCTCAGAAGAATAATCATCCGATCGTTCAGTGGGCTGGAATCCCTTTGCTCGAACCCTTGCTCGAAGCGGGATGCCGAGTCTTACTCCTTCCGCCGCCGTTTGATCATTCGAAACTGATGGTGGTGGACGATGCCTGGTCATTCCTTGGCTCGGCCAACTGGGATCCGAGAAGCCTCGTGCTGAATTTCGAGTTGAACGTGGAGTGTTACGATCCCGACCTCGCGGACGAGATCAATCGATCTCTTGAAGATCGACGTCGCCGCGCTCGTGAGTTATCGCTTGAATCCCTGAGGAGTCGATCGCTCCTGCTCCAACTCCGAGACAACCTTGCCCGGCTCTTCTCTCCGTATCTATGA
- a CDS encoding pyridoxal-phosphate dependent enzyme, producing MSDSTRPLEIPIGIDQIRDAADRLRGLAHRTPVLSCSALDQRVGASVFLKCENFQRIGAFKFRGAMNALLQLTEDERHKGVVTHSSGNHAQALALAAKLAGVPACVVMPHTAPSIKRQATKGHGARVVSCEPTVESREATVAQLMEEHGYTLVHPYDDWSVIAGAGTAALELIEDAGPLDVVIAPVGGGGLMAGTCLATAGTSPRTRLVGAEPARADDAKRSLEQGAIQPSHNPRTVADGLRTSLGRRPFAVLSRHLERIVTAEESEILQAMRFIWERVNIIIEPSCAVPVAALLAGRVPEIQGTRAGVILTGGNVDLDPMFQSLSERWLEKGR from the coding sequence GTGAGCGACTCGACTCGTCCCCTTGAGATTCCGATCGGGATCGACCAGATTCGTGACGCCGCCGATCGCCTCAGGGGACTGGCCCATCGAACCCCGGTCCTGAGCTGCTCAGCCCTGGATCAGCGAGTGGGAGCTTCGGTCTTCCTCAAGTGCGAGAACTTCCAGCGGATCGGCGCGTTCAAATTCCGGGGAGCAATGAACGCCCTTCTGCAACTGACTGAGGACGAGCGACACAAGGGGGTCGTCACGCACTCTTCAGGCAACCATGCCCAGGCGCTGGCCCTGGCGGCAAAACTTGCAGGGGTGCCGGCGTGTGTGGTCATGCCGCATACGGCTCCTTCCATCAAACGACAAGCGACGAAAGGCCACGGAGCCCGCGTGGTCTCTTGTGAGCCGACCGTGGAATCTCGTGAAGCAACCGTTGCCCAGTTGATGGAGGAGCATGGTTACACACTCGTTCATCCCTACGACGACTGGTCCGTGATTGCCGGAGCCGGAACCGCCGCCCTGGAACTGATCGAGGACGCCGGGCCGCTCGATGTCGTGATAGCCCCCGTCGGTGGGGGAGGGTTAATGGCCGGAACGTGCCTGGCGACGGCCGGAACGAGTCCCCGAACCCGATTGGTTGGCGCTGAGCCGGCTCGAGCCGATGACGCGAAGCGATCGCTCGAACAGGGAGCCATTCAACCGTCTCACAACCCAAGAACGGTGGCCGACGGTCTTCGAACGTCACTTGGTCGCCGGCCCTTTGCCGTACTCTCTCGCCATCTGGAGCGGATCGTGACCGCAGAAGAATCGGAGATTCTCCAGGCGATGCGGTTTATCTGGGAACGAGTGAACATCATCATCGAACCTTCGTGTGCCGTACCGGTCGCCGCATTACTTGCGGGTCGAGTTCCAGAGATCCAAGGAACGCGGGCCGGTGTCATTCTGACAGGTGGGAATGTTGATCTCGATCCGATGTTTCAGTCGCTCTCCGAACGATGGCTTGAGAAAGGTCGTTGA
- a CDS encoding alpha/beta hydrolase family protein — MTSLMLATVFLSSTAAGSFLDEASPALGHWVGTLKVGPAELALVLHVTSTQEGELEGTLDSPDQGSFGLKIDRISLVEQTLRFESQTIAATFEGTLAEDGQTIKGTFNQGGRATPITLTLTPEDELPRPVDAPETLLGIWQGPIELPLGQKLRVALRVEPVEETPNRRRAVFDSVDQGVSGIPVTAISVEGKVVRFEVKSIGGSFEGTLDDDRTRIEGQWTQSILSLPLSFEKVDAVSTLNRPQHPEPPFPYAIEEVTFTNPNAKIQLAGTLTIPEGDGPFPAAVMVSGSGPQDRDETILGHKPFLVIADHLTRAGIAVLRFDDRGVGASEGDHASATSEDFATDALAAVRFLSDRAEIDPETIGIIGHSEGGVIGPMAAIKAPEEVGFLVLLAGTGVTGREIILRQTDLIARASGLPDELVTYQVKVLEELTARLDSGEDDAVDAEALEAFNRKLLESLSPEQRDAMDESEVSLSLSNTELQRPWFRFFLSYDPRPTLRQVACPVLALFGEKDLQVDPAQNASEVEASLREGGNSKSRVMILPGLNHLFQRAESGAPLEYGGIEQTIAPEVLNQMTEWIRSQVQGS; from the coding sequence ATGACCTCTCTGATGCTGGCGACCGTGTTCTTAAGCTCAACCGCGGCAGGCTCGTTCCTTGACGAGGCTTCTCCTGCCCTTGGCCACTGGGTCGGGACGCTGAAGGTCGGTCCCGCCGAGCTGGCCCTCGTCCTCCATGTCACCTCGACCCAGGAAGGGGAATTGGAGGGAACTCTGGACAGCCCCGATCAGGGGTCGTTCGGTTTGAAGATCGACCGGATTTCGCTCGTTGAACAAACACTCCGGTTTGAAAGCCAGACCATCGCGGCAACCTTTGAGGGAACGCTGGCTGAGGATGGTCAGACGATCAAGGGAACATTCAACCAGGGCGGCAGAGCAACCCCGATCACCCTGACCCTGACTCCGGAAGACGAACTGCCCCGGCCCGTTGATGCTCCTGAAACATTGCTTGGGATCTGGCAAGGGCCGATCGAGCTTCCGCTGGGCCAGAAGCTCCGTGTGGCATTGCGGGTAGAACCCGTCGAGGAGACACCGAACAGGCGTCGGGCTGTTTTCGACAGCGTCGATCAGGGTGTCTCCGGAATTCCCGTCACCGCGATCTCGGTCGAGGGGAAGGTTGTCCGGTTCGAGGTCAAATCGATTGGCGGCAGCTTCGAAGGGACGTTGGACGATGATCGTACGCGGATCGAGGGGCAGTGGACGCAATCGATCCTCAGTCTGCCGTTGTCGTTCGAAAAGGTCGATGCGGTCAGTACGCTCAACCGTCCTCAGCATCCGGAACCGCCGTTTCCCTATGCGATCGAGGAGGTGACGTTCACGAATCCAAATGCCAAGATTCAGCTTGCCGGAACTCTGACGATCCCCGAAGGAGACGGTCCGTTTCCCGCTGCGGTGATGGTGAGCGGCTCCGGACCGCAAGATCGGGACGAGACGATCCTGGGGCATAAGCCCTTTCTCGTCATCGCCGATCACCTGACCCGCGCCGGCATCGCGGTGCTCCGATTCGATGACCGAGGGGTTGGAGCGTCAGAAGGTGATCACGCCTCGGCAACCTCGGAAGACTTCGCCACCGACGCCCTTGCTGCCGTGCGGTTCCTGAGCGATCGAGCCGAGATTGATCCCGAGACGATTGGCATCATTGGTCACAGCGAGGGGGGAGTGATCGGCCCAATGGCGGCGATCAAGGCCCCCGAGGAGGTTGGGTTTCTGGTCCTGCTTGCCGGAACCGGCGTGACCGGCCGTGAGATCATCCTGCGGCAAACCGATTTGATCGCTCGCGCCTCGGGTCTTCCGGACGAGTTGGTTACCTACCAGGTCAAGGTTCTGGAGGAACTGACGGCCCGGCTGGATTCGGGCGAGGATGATGCCGTCGATGCCGAGGCGCTTGAGGCGTTCAACCGCAAGCTGCTCGAAAGCCTCAGTCCCGAACAACGCGACGCGATGGACGAGTCGGAGGTCTCGCTTTCACTCTCCAACACCGAGCTGCAACGTCCCTGGTTCCGATTCTTCCTGAGCTATGACCCGAGGCCGACCCTTCGGCAAGTCGCTTGCCCGGTTCTGGCGCTGTTCGGTGAGAAGGACCTCCAGGTCGATCCCGCACAGAATGCCTCCGAGGTGGAAGCCTCGCTTCGCGAGGGAGGCAACAGCAAGTCACGTGTGATGATCTTACCCGGCCTCAATCATCTTTTTCAGCGAGCCGAAAGCGGGGCCCCGCTCGAATATGGTGGCATCGAGCAGACGATCGCTCCTGAAGTCCTCAACCAGATGACGGAGTGGATCCGATCGCAGGTCCAGGGGTCATAA
- a CDS encoding metallophosphoesterase — protein sequence MHTRANTLVDGLVDGPTGWRLAPEGAAIFEADRIAIVADVHLGYEWARASGGDVVPSHSLGETIGKFDRLLARLPISRVIVAGDLTESAAPCPRTARSLTRLRLWFAERQVEFIRIAGNHDPRRRPPLPESISVGGWTIAHGHRAIPGDRIVFGHHHPTLKAAGRSAPCFLFDERTIALPAFSANAAGLDVGTAPLPKALRGDTLRCVAGTGSELLDFGSLAELRARLSARRA from the coding sequence ATGCATACCCGCGCGAACACTCTCGTCGATGGCCTTGTGGATGGCCCGACCGGCTGGCGGCTCGCTCCGGAGGGAGCCGCGATCTTCGAGGCCGATCGGATTGCGATCGTCGCCGATGTGCACCTGGGTTACGAGTGGGCCAGGGCCTCGGGGGGGGATGTCGTGCCGTCGCACTCGCTCGGCGAGACGATTGGCAAATTCGACCGGTTGCTCGCCCGCCTACCGATCAGTCGGGTGATCGTCGCGGGAGACCTGACCGAGTCGGCCGCGCCGTGTCCGAGGACGGCACGATCCTTGACGAGGCTTCGTCTTTGGTTCGCTGAACGTCAGGTCGAATTCATCCGGATTGCCGGCAACCACGATCCGCGACGACGGCCACCCTTGCCGGAATCGATCAGCGTGGGAGGCTGGACGATCGCTCACGGACACCGAGCGATCCCCGGTGACCGGATCGTCTTTGGCCATCATCACCCAACCTTGAAAGCGGCGGGACGATCGGCCCCGTGCTTCCTGTTCGATGAGCGGACCATTGCGCTGCCGGCCTTTTCCGCGAATGCGGCGGGCCTCGACGTGGGAACGGCCCCCTTGCCGAAGGCGCTGCGTGGCGACACTTTGCGCTGTGTCGCGGGGACGGGATCGGAATTACTCGACTTCGGATCGCTTGCTGAGTTGCGTGCTCGGCTCTCGGCCCGACGCGCCTGA
- a CDS encoding alpha/beta hydrolase has translation MILSLLLTIVLESDPISAAELRDALKAPIDAEAGDRLADRIRERLPEGVDPARGAHFHDEGLAAFVLAVPSDANPAPRLEGMVTRQQGRDLKPIGETGLWAIVLEVANDQKFNYELTLGDDRIGGGSIEMPGWTYPPESSERPGQDYGTFREFNFRSEVFDNDRAGWIYIPGAYDGSEPAALMVFQDGDAYKREHVGTVVENLIADGEMPVTILALLNPGVNDDGARNRSVEYDTLSDRYATFLADEVIPRLESEFNLRDAPSFRAIGGASSGGICAFTVAWERPDLFGRVCSHIGSFTNIRGGGAYPEIVRESERKPIVKIVLHDGRNDLINRFGDWWEANIRMHEALTNKHYEVDFVTDDSYHGYQAAGRVLPETLRLTWEGWTD, from the coding sequence ATGATCCTCTCCCTCCTCCTCACCATCGTGCTGGAATCTGACCCGATCTCCGCCGCCGAACTGCGAGACGCGCTGAAGGCACCGATCGACGCCGAGGCGGGGGACCGGCTGGCCGATCGCATTCGAGAACGCCTCCCCGAAGGAGTCGACCCGGCTCGGGGAGCCCATTTTCATGACGAGGGGCTGGCCGCGTTCGTCCTGGCCGTACCGAGCGACGCCAACCCCGCCCCCCGGCTCGAAGGGATGGTGACTCGGCAGCAAGGGCGGGACCTGAAACCGATCGGTGAGACCGGCCTCTGGGCAATCGTGCTGGAAGTCGCCAACGACCAGAAATTCAATTATGAGTTGACCCTGGGAGACGACCGTATCGGTGGCGGGTCGATCGAGATGCCGGGCTGGACCTACCCTCCTGAGTCGTCCGAGCGGCCGGGCCAGGACTACGGCACCTTCCGTGAGTTCAACTTCCGTAGCGAGGTCTTCGACAACGACCGAGCCGGTTGGATCTACATCCCCGGCGCCTACGACGGCTCCGAACCGGCCGCGTTGATGGTCTTCCAGGATGGTGATGCCTACAAGCGCGAACATGTCGGCACGGTTGTTGAAAATTTGATCGCCGACGGCGAGATGCCGGTCACGATCCTTGCCCTCTTGAATCCGGGGGTGAACGACGACGGTGCGCGCAACCGGAGCGTCGAGTACGACACGCTGAGCGATCGCTACGCAACGTTCCTGGCTGACGAGGTCATCCCCCGCCTTGAGTCGGAGTTCAACCTGCGTGATGCCCCTTCGTTTCGGGCCATCGGCGGGGCCTCGTCGGGGGGCATCTGTGCGTTCACGGTGGCCTGGGAACGACCGGATCTGTTTGGAAGGGTTTGCTCCCACATTGGCAGCTTTACGAACATCCGGGGGGGCGGAGCGTATCCGGAGATCGTCCGGGAGTCGGAGCGCAAGCCGATCGTCAAGATCGTCCTGCACGACGGCCGCAACGACCTGATCAACCGCTTCGGCGACTGGTGGGAGGCAAACATCCGGATGCACGAGGCTCTGACCAATAAACACTATGAGGTCGACTTCGTGACCGACGACAGCTACCACGGCTACCAGGCTGCCGGGCGTGTCCTGCCCGAAACGCTCCGCTTAACCTGGGAAGGCTGGACCGACTGA